In the genome of Bacteroidia bacterium, one region contains:
- the accB gene encoding acetyl-CoA carboxylase biotin carboxyl carrier protein produces MKLSEIQDLIKFVAKSGVSEVELQNKDFKIIIKTGNGKNKGQDAPVFMQAAPVMTAAPVQQVAPATATPVADNKQAESKKETVPKADSKLITIKSPMIGTFYRQAGPDKPAFVNVGDEIKPGKVVCIIEAMKLFNEIEAEISGRIVKVLVDDATPVEYDQPLFLVEPN; encoded by the coding sequence ATGAAACTAAGCGAGATCCAGGATCTGATCAAGTTTGTAGCCAAGTCAGGCGTAAGCGAAGTGGAGCTGCAGAACAAAGATTTCAAGATCATCATTAAAACCGGTAATGGAAAAAATAAGGGTCAGGACGCTCCTGTTTTTATGCAGGCAGCACCGGTTATGACTGCTGCACCCGTGCAACAGGTGGCTCCTGCAACAGCAACGCCGGTTGCGGATAACAAACAGGCAGAATCAAAGAAAGAAACGGTTCCGAAAGCCGACAGCAAGCTGATCACTATTAAATCTCCCATGATCGGCACTTTCTACCGCCAGGCAGGCCCTGATAAACCTGCCTTTGTGAATGTAGGGGATGAGATCAAACCCGGGAAAGTGGTATGTATTATTGAAGCCATGAAACTTTTCAACGAAATTGAAGCGGAGATCTCCGGAAGAATCGTGAAGGTGCTGGTAGATGATGCTACTCCAGTGGAATACGATCAGCCACTATTCCTGGTTGAGCCGAATTAA